From Streptomyces asiaticus, one genomic window encodes:
- a CDS encoding non-ribosomal peptide synthetase — protein MTRAAIDDVLPLWPLQEGLLFQTLYGEEKLDVYVAQILIDLDGPMDAGAMRDSVATLLRRHPNLRASFRYEKLSRPVQVIAREVPVPWREFDLTGLDERAQERELERLAAEEAAHRFDLGAGPLLRFTLIKLGPNTSRLMFNSHHILLDGWSTARLMFELFEIYHRRGDDSGLPPVTPYREALSWLERQDRAAAENAWRTVLAEVEEPTLLAPDDAGARTVPAELVITMPDELAARVRETARRNDLTLSAVFQGCWALLLGQLTGRDDVVFGSTVSVRPAELAGADQMVGLFINSVPVRVRVRPDESLLSLLTGMQRQAAGMVEHHHLSLPDIQRAAGRGTLFDTLTVTENYPMGGDDLPELPGDLTLTGARGTDANHYPLSIAALPGDGLRLHFGYRQELFTREDIEVLGDRFRRLFAAFADDPEQLIGRLPLLSDAEADRMLALGMPAQPLPGGDVIPALFAEQVRLHPDAVALVHEDTSLSYAELDRRANRLARTLIERGAGPERVVALALRRSPELVVAMLAVLKAGAAYLPVDISYPADRIAYLLTDAGPALVLATAASAEVIPDVCAAPRVLLDDPATVRETDARPDTEIEPGERRGATTPANPAYVIYTSGSTGRPKGVMVTHSGLAGLVATNVERFGVGPGSRVLQFSSPSFDAAVWETYTALLTGAALVLAPATRLQPGRALVELVAEHQVTHALIPPAALAVLTEDLPSIRLLVVGGEASAPELVEAWSGGRTMINAYGPTESTVCVSLSEPLSGAVAPPMGTALGTARLRVLDGALRPVPPGVTGELYVSGPCLARGYLNRPGVTAERFVADPYRGGGERMYRTGDLVRWNTEGEHPVLEFAGRADDQVKIRGFRIELGEIESVLAAHERIDRAVVVVREPTPGDKRLVAYLVPVSGGEVPAPTALRDHVGASLPEYMVPSAFVALDALPLTPNGKLDRKALPEPGGAAGPAGRGPRTPQEEILCALFAELLGVPEVGVDDDFFDLGGHSLLATRLVTRTRAVFGEELSLRAVFETATPAGIARRLHQAVDGRPALEAGPRPERVPLSFAQHRLWFLDRFEGAKSIYNVPLTVRLTGELDLDALRHAFEDVLARHESLRTVFPDVDGDPYQRVLDPAEAELDLSLVDLSAAPERLDEALQEEASAGFRLAAELPLRVRVFRTGADAYVLLVVMHHIVGDGWSLGVFGHDLSLAYTARLKDTAPSWEPLPVQYSDYTLWQRRVLGEEADENSAIARQFGYWSDALAGIPDELNLPVDRPRPAVASYAGDTVTFHLPEELHKRLLTIARTSQASLFMVVQAGLSVLLSRSGAGTDIPVGTPIAGRTDDALDGLVGFFLNTLVLRTDTSGNPTFRELVQRVRETDLAAYAHQDVPFERLVEQLNPERSLARHPLFQVMFTVQNNRPAELSLPGLRVDQYDHLGDMAKFDLFVGLTERRTPDGAPDGLAGWMEYSTDLFDRETVQGLADRLIRVLAGAAEDPKRPIGSLDLLDPIERHRQLTAYNDTAHQLDGAFLPELLERQAHALPDAPAVVHGDTVMSYAELNAAANRLAHLLISRGTGPEDTVGIALPRSAELLVAVCAVVKTGAAYLPIDPEYPAERVSFMLADAAPSVVLTRTGVLPDGHRAPLLALDTPETAALLAGQADTDPTDADRTRPLHPAAPVYVIYTSGSTGRPKGVVMPAGAMANLVAWHHGEIGGGAGTRVAQFTAISFDVSAQEILTTLLTGKTLVVPDDAVRRDAAALTRWLEEHRINELYAPNLVVDAVAEAAVESGAALGELRVIAQAGEALALTPRLRAFQADRPWLRLHNHYGPTESHVITATTLPGDPATWPATAPIGRPIWNDQVYVLDDALGPVPPGVVGELYLAGAGLARGYLKRPGLTAERFVADPFGPAGSRLYRTGDLVRWGKDGQLVFVGRADHQVKVRGFRIELGEIETALAAHPDLASVAVLARQDRPGAHQLVGYLVPPTGRTAPAPAELRKHLAATLPDYMVPSAFVVLDALPLTPNGKLDRRALPAPVREDAERREPATPREAALCALFAEVLGVAEAGVDDNFFDLGGHSLLATRLTSRIRTTLGAELGVRDLFESPTPAGLAGLIGDAGGARRAVTKRERPEEVPLSFAQRRLWFLGRFEGPSATYNLPMALRLTGELDREAMRAALADVVSRHESLRTVFPEVDGRPRQVVLDVVPELPVAEVTEAGLEAALTEAAGYAFDIATEIPVRAWLFALSRTEHVLALVVHHIAGDGWSMAPLGRDLSTAYAARSAGRAPEFTPLPAQYADYTLWQHEVLGSEDDPDSTISRQAAFWRSALDGAPEELALPADHRRPPAISYRGDMVTFRFDAEVHRGLRELALEHRASLFMAVQAGLAALLSRLGAGTDIPLGTAIAGRTDDALDDLIGFFVNTLVLRTDVSGDPTFTELLERVRETDLAAYAHQDLPFERLVELINPERSASRHPLFQVMLAFQNTAEGRVELPGVVAGPQPIGQDVAKFDLSFTLSETHTDDGAPAGIEGALTYSTDLFERDTVRMLVDRLARLLAAAVADPSRSVDQLDVLLPGERHRIVEEWNDAAVREVPPATMAELFAGWVARTPDAPALLAEDRTWTFAELDARAERIARALAARGAGPEKLVAVALPRSPELIVSLLAVVRAGAAYLPVNPDLPRDRIGYMLDDAAPALLLTSGAVAGRLPRTTVPTVLFDTLDATEPAADAPVPAAALSPQHPAYVIYTSGSTGRPKGVTVTHAGVAHLCATLVERAGVGPGARVPQLASASFDAAFLEMSMSLLVGGALVVVPADRPTSGQAYLDLCAEYGVTHVFITPASLAALPEGGLPEGMEIVVGGESFGPELIGRWRHTVRMHNVYGPTEATCVAAMSGLLTDDAVPALGAPVADSRLHVLDERLRPVPLGCVGELHIAGVSLARGYLRRPGLTAERYVADPFGPPGSRMYRTGDLVRRRADGELEFVGRTDDQVKLRGLRIELGEITAAVSDHPGVHRATTVVREDRPGVRLLTAYVVPTAGAGGIDIDELRAGLARRLPDYMVPAAFVTLETLPLTTSGKIDRKALPAPEQGGTSRAPSGAREETLRRLVAEVLGLGVEEVGVDDSFFYLGGDSIVSIQLVARARAAGLLFTPKDVFRHQTVAALAAAAGTVPEAEAEDPDAGIGEIPATPILNWLSERNGPIGRFHQSMLLQTPAELDLDRLVTVVQTLLDHHDALRARLNRTGRQWSLEVAARGAVRAADLIRRVDLTGLDDAERRARLAEHSDAAVGRLDPEHGTMAQFVWFDAGSGERGRLWFSLHHLVVDGVSWRILLPDLARAWEAVRDGHTPRLDPVGTSLRRWSRTLAEEAVTPERIAELPVWRGRLAQAPEPLAQLTVDPSRDLTRTQRSITMALPADTTRTLLTRLPEMFRASVNDVLLTGLTLAVADWRRRHFGGATGGLLVALEGHGREEIAEHTELSRTVGWFTSVYPLFLDPGRIDWGQVWTGGATVGDVLARIKEQLRQVPDNGIGYGLLRHLNPDTAPSLRGLAEPQIGFNYLGRFDTSAAPEAADWALAPEAGAVGGEDPDMPVAHALEVTASTQDRSDGPELSVLWQWPSALLEESVVRDLAQAWIRALEALARHADTPQAVRHTPSDMDLIDVSQEELDQLASELDDWQ, from the coding sequence ATGACGCGAGCAGCCATCGACGACGTCCTTCCGCTGTGGCCACTCCAGGAGGGTCTGCTGTTTCAGACCCTCTACGGGGAAGAGAAACTCGATGTCTACGTCGCCCAGATCCTGATCGACCTCGATGGCCCCATGGACGCCGGGGCCATGCGCGACTCGGTGGCCACTTTGCTGCGCCGGCACCCCAATCTGCGGGCCAGTTTCCGGTACGAGAAGCTGAGCCGGCCGGTGCAGGTGATCGCGCGCGAAGTCCCGGTGCCCTGGCGGGAGTTCGACCTCACCGGGCTCGACGAGCGGGCCCAGGAGCGGGAGCTGGAGCGGCTCGCCGCCGAGGAGGCGGCGCACCGGTTCGACCTGGGGGCCGGGCCGCTGCTGCGCTTCACGCTGATCAAGCTGGGCCCGAACACCAGCCGGCTGATGTTCAACTCGCATCACATCCTGCTCGACGGGTGGTCCACCGCCCGGCTCATGTTCGAGCTCTTCGAGATCTACCACCGGCGCGGCGACGACTCGGGCCTGCCGCCGGTGACGCCGTACCGCGAAGCCCTGAGCTGGCTGGAACGGCAGGACCGGGCGGCGGCGGAGAACGCCTGGCGCACCGTGCTCGCCGAGGTGGAGGAGCCCACACTGCTCGCGCCCGACGACGCCGGGGCGCGGACCGTGCCGGCCGAGCTGGTCATCACCATGCCCGATGAGCTGGCCGCCCGGGTGCGGGAGACCGCCCGGCGCAACGACCTCACGCTGAGCGCGGTGTTCCAGGGCTGCTGGGCGCTGCTGCTGGGGCAGCTGACCGGCCGTGACGACGTGGTGTTCGGCTCGACCGTATCGGTGCGCCCCGCCGAGCTGGCCGGCGCGGACCAGATGGTCGGCCTGTTCATCAACTCGGTGCCGGTCCGGGTCCGGGTGCGCCCGGACGAGAGCCTGCTGTCCCTGCTGACCGGGATGCAGCGCCAGGCGGCCGGAATGGTCGAGCACCACCACCTCAGCCTCCCGGACATCCAGCGGGCCGCCGGGCGCGGCACCCTCTTCGACACGCTCACCGTCACCGAGAACTACCCCATGGGCGGGGACGACCTGCCCGAGCTGCCCGGTGACCTCACGCTGACGGGCGCCAGGGGCACCGACGCCAACCACTACCCGCTGAGCATCGCGGCCCTGCCGGGCGACGGGCTGCGGCTGCACTTCGGCTACCGGCAGGAGCTCTTCACCCGTGAGGACATCGAGGTGCTCGGCGACCGCTTCCGCCGCCTCTTCGCGGCCTTCGCGGACGATCCGGAGCAGCTGATCGGCCGACTGCCCCTGCTGAGCGACGCCGAGGCGGACCGCATGCTCGCCCTGGGCATGCCCGCACAGCCGCTGCCGGGCGGTGACGTCATCCCCGCGCTCTTCGCCGAACAGGTACGGCTCCATCCGGACGCCGTTGCCCTGGTCCACGAGGACACCTCGCTCTCCTACGCCGAACTGGACCGCCGCGCCAACCGCCTGGCCCGCACCCTGATCGAGCGGGGCGCGGGGCCGGAGCGGGTGGTCGCGCTCGCCCTGCGGCGCTCTCCCGAGCTGGTCGTCGCCATGCTGGCGGTGCTCAAGGCGGGCGCGGCCTACCTGCCGGTGGACATCTCCTATCCGGCCGACCGGATCGCCTATCTGCTCACCGACGCAGGCCCGGCGCTGGTCCTGGCCACCGCCGCGTCGGCGGAGGTGATCCCGGACGTCTGCGCCGCGCCGAGGGTGCTGCTGGACGACCCGGCCACCGTCCGCGAGACCGACGCCCGGCCGGACACCGAGATCGAGCCGGGCGAGCGGCGGGGGGCGACGACGCCCGCCAACCCCGCCTACGTCATCTACACCTCGGGATCCACCGGCCGTCCGAAGGGCGTCATGGTGACGCACTCCGGTCTCGCCGGTCTGGTCGCCACCAATGTCGAGCGGTTCGGCGTGGGACCCGGCAGCCGGGTGCTCCAGTTCTCCTCACCCAGCTTCGACGCCGCCGTCTGGGAGACCTACACCGCCCTGCTCACCGGCGCCGCGCTGGTGCTCGCCCCCGCGACACGGCTCCAACCCGGCCGGGCGCTGGTCGAGCTGGTCGCCGAGCACCAGGTCACGCACGCGCTCATCCCGCCCGCCGCGCTGGCCGTGCTCACCGAGGACCTGCCGTCGATACGCCTGCTGGTGGTCGGCGGTGAGGCGTCCGCGCCGGAGCTGGTCGAGGCGTGGTCCGGCGGCCGGACGATGATCAACGCCTATGGGCCGACCGAGAGCACCGTCTGCGTCTCCCTCAGCGAGCCGCTCTCCGGCGCGGTGGCGCCGCCCATGGGCACCGCCCTCGGCACCGCGCGGCTGCGGGTGCTCGACGGCGCGCTGCGGCCGGTGCCGCCGGGTGTCACCGGGGAGCTGTACGTCTCAGGACCCTGCCTGGCGCGCGGTTATCTGAACCGGCCCGGTGTGACCGCCGAGCGCTTCGTCGCCGATCCGTATCGGGGCGGCGGCGAGCGGATGTACCGCACCGGTGACCTGGTGCGCTGGAACACCGAGGGCGAGCATCCGGTATTGGAGTTCGCCGGCCGGGCCGACGACCAGGTCAAGATCCGCGGATTCCGGATCGAGCTGGGGGAGATCGAGTCGGTCCTGGCCGCGCACGAGCGGATCGACCGTGCGGTGGTCGTGGTGCGTGAGCCGACCCCGGGCGACAAGCGGCTCGTCGCCTATCTGGTGCCGGTGAGCGGAGGAGAGGTGCCCGCCCCCACCGCGCTGCGCGACCACGTGGGCGCCTCGCTGCCCGAGTACATGGTGCCCTCGGCGTTCGTCGCCCTCGACGCCCTCCCGCTCACCCCCAACGGCAAACTGGACCGCAAGGCGCTGCCCGAGCCCGGCGGCGCGGCCGGTCCGGCCGGGCGCGGGCCGCGCACCCCGCAGGAGGAGATCCTGTGCGCGCTCTTCGCCGAACTGCTCGGCGTGCCCGAGGTGGGGGTGGACGACGACTTCTTCGACCTCGGCGGCCACTCGCTGCTGGCCACCCGGCTGGTCACCAGGACCCGCGCGGTCTTCGGCGAGGAGCTGTCGCTGCGCGCGGTGTTCGAGACGGCCACGCCCGCCGGGATAGCCCGCAGGCTGCACCAGGCCGTGGACGGCCGGCCCGCGCTGGAGGCGGGGCCGCGCCCCGAACGGGTACCGCTGTCCTTCGCCCAGCACCGGCTGTGGTTCCTGGACCGGTTCGAGGGCGCCAAGTCGATCTACAACGTCCCGCTCACCGTGCGGCTGACCGGTGAACTGGACCTGGACGCGCTGCGCCATGCCTTTGAGGACGTCCTGGCCAGGCACGAGAGCCTGCGGACGGTGTTCCCGGACGTGGACGGCGACCCGTACCAGCGGGTGCTGGATCCCGCGGAGGCCGAGCTCGACCTGTCCCTGGTGGATCTGAGCGCGGCACCGGAGCGGCTGGACGAGGCACTCCAGGAGGAGGCGTCCGCCGGGTTCCGGCTGGCCGCCGAACTCCCGCTGCGGGTGCGCGTCTTCCGCACCGGCGCCGATGCGTACGTCCTGCTCGTGGTGATGCACCACATCGTCGGGGACGGCTGGTCGCTGGGCGTCTTCGGCCACGACCTCTCGCTCGCCTACACGGCCAGGCTGAAGGACACCGCGCCGTCGTGGGAGCCGCTGCCCGTGCAGTACTCGGACTACACGCTGTGGCAGCGGCGGGTACTGGGTGAGGAGGCGGACGAGAACAGCGCGATCGCGAGGCAGTTCGGCTACTGGTCGGACGCCCTGGCCGGGATCCCCGACGAGCTCAACCTCCCGGTGGACCGGCCGCGCCCCGCGGTGGCGAGCTACGCGGGCGACACCGTGACGTTCCACCTCCCCGAGGAGCTGCACAAGCGGCTGCTCACCATCGCCCGTACCTCCCAGGCCAGCCTGTTCATGGTGGTCCAGGCCGGTCTTTCGGTGCTGCTGTCGCGGTCCGGCGCGGGCACCGACATCCCCGTGGGCACGCCGATCGCCGGTCGTACCGACGACGCCCTCGACGGGCTGGTCGGGTTCTTCCTCAACACGCTGGTGCTGCGCACCGACACCTCCGGCAACCCGACCTTCCGCGAGCTGGTCCAGCGGGTGCGGGAGACCGACCTGGCCGCGTACGCCCACCAGGACGTGCCGTTCGAGCGGCTGGTCGAGCAGCTCAACCCCGAGCGCTCCCTCGCGCGCCACCCGCTGTTCCAGGTGATGTTCACCGTGCAGAACAACCGCCCGGCCGAGCTTTCGCTGCCGGGCCTGCGGGTGGACCAGTACGACCACCTCGGCGACATGGCCAAGTTCGACCTGTTCGTCGGGCTGACCGAGCGGCGCACCCCCGACGGCGCACCGGACGGTCTGGCCGGGTGGATGGAGTACAGCACCGATCTGTTCGACCGGGAGACGGTCCAGGGGCTCGCCGACCGTCTGATCCGGGTGCTGGCCGGGGCGGCCGAGGACCCGAAGCGGCCGATCGGCTCCCTGGACCTGCTCGACCCGATCGAGCGGCACCGCCAGCTGACCGCCTACAACGACACCGCGCACCAGCTCGACGGGGCCTTCCTCCCGGAACTGCTCGAGCGGCAGGCGCACGCGCTGCCGGACGCCCCGGCCGTGGTGCACGGCGACACGGTGATGTCGTACGCCGAGCTGAACGCGGCGGCGAACCGGCTGGCCCATCTGCTCATCTCACGGGGCACCGGCCCCGAGGACACGGTCGGCATCGCGCTGCCGCGCTCGGCGGAGCTGCTGGTGGCGGTGTGCGCGGTGGTCAAGACCGGAGCGGCCTATCTGCCCATCGACCCGGAGTACCCGGCCGAGCGCGTCTCCTTCATGCTGGCCGACGCGGCGCCCTCGGTGGTGCTGACCCGGACCGGGGTGCTGCCGGACGGCCACCGGGCCCCGCTCCTCGCCCTCGACACCCCGGAGACCGCCGCCCTCCTGGCCGGGCAGGCGGACACCGACCCCACCGACGCGGACCGCACCCGCCCGCTCCACCCGGCCGCCCCGGTCTACGTCATCTACACCTCCGGCTCCACCGGCCGCCCCAAGGGCGTCGTGATGCCCGCGGGCGCCATGGCCAACCTGGTCGCCTGGCACCACGGTGAGATCGGCGGCGGCGCCGGGACGCGGGTCGCGCAGTTCACCGCGATCAGCTTCGACGTCTCCGCCCAGGAGATCCTGACCACCCTGCTCACCGGCAAGACGCTGGTGGTCCCGGACGACGCGGTGCGCCGCGACGCCGCCGCCCTCACCCGGTGGCTGGAGGAGCACCGGATCAACGAGCTGTACGCCCCCAACCTGGTGGTGGACGCCGTCGCGGAGGCCGCCGTCGAGAGCGGTGCCGCCCTCGGCGAGCTGCGGGTGATCGCCCAGGCGGGCGAGGCGCTGGCGCTCACCCCGCGGCTGCGCGCCTTCCAGGCCGACCGCCCGTGGCTGCGGCTGCACAACCACTACGGCCCCACCGAAAGCCATGTGATCACGGCCACCACCCTGCCCGGCGACCCCGCGACGTGGCCCGCCACGGCGCCGATCGGCCGCCCGATCTGGAACGACCAGGTCTATGTCCTGGACGACGCGCTGGGCCCGGTGCCCCCGGGGGTCGTCGGGGAGCTGTACCTCGCCGGCGCCGGGCTGGCCCGCGGCTATCTGAAGCGGCCGGGCCTGACCGCGGAGCGCTTCGTGGCCGACCCCTTCGGCCCGGCCGGGTCCCGGCTGTACCGCACCGGTGACCTGGTGCGCTGGGGCAAGGACGGACAGCTGGTGTTCGTGGGGCGGGCCGACCACCAGGTCAAGGTGCGCGGCTTCCGGATCGAGCTCGGCGAGATCGAGACGGCGCTCGCCGCCCACCCCGACCTCGCCTCGGTGGCCGTCCTGGCCCGGCAGGACCGGCCCGGGGCCCACCAGCTGGTCGGCTATCTGGTCCCGCCCACGGGACGGACCGCCCCGGCCCCGGCCGAGCTGCGCAAGCACCTGGCCGCCACGCTGCCCGATTACATGGTGCCCAGCGCGTTCGTCGTACTGGACGCGCTGCCGCTGACCCCCAACGGCAAGCTGGACCGCCGGGCGCTGCCCGCGCCGGTACGGGAGGACGCCGAGCGGCGGGAGCCGGCCACACCGCGGGAGGCCGCGCTGTGCGCGCTGTTCGCCGAGGTGCTCGGGGTGGCCGAGGCCGGCGTGGACGACAACTTCTTCGACCTCGGCGGCCATTCACTGCTCGCCACCCGGCTGACCAGCCGGATCCGTACGACCCTGGGCGCGGAGCTCGGCGTGCGCGACCTGTTCGAGTCGCCGACGCCCGCCGGACTGGCCGGGCTGATCGGCGACGCGGGCGGGGCGCGGCGCGCGGTGACCAAGCGGGAGCGGCCCGAGGAGGTGCCGCTGTCCTTCGCCCAGCGCAGGCTGTGGTTTCTGGGCCGGTTCGAGGGGCCGAGCGCCACCTACAACCTGCCGATGGCTCTGCGGCTGACCGGTGAGCTGGACCGGGAGGCGATGCGCGCGGCGCTGGCCGATGTGGTCAGCCGCCACGAGAGCCTGCGCACCGTCTTCCCGGAGGTGGACGGCCGCCCCCGCCAGGTGGTGCTGGACGTGGTGCCCGAACTGCCGGTGGCCGAGGTCACCGAGGCCGGTCTGGAGGCGGCGCTCACCGAGGCCGCCGGGTACGCGTTCGACATCGCCACCGAGATCCCGGTCCGGGCCTGGCTGTTCGCGCTGAGCCGGACCGAGCACGTGCTGGCGCTGGTGGTCCACCACATCGCGGGCGACGGCTGGTCGATGGCCCCGCTGGGCCGCGATCTGTCCACCGCCTACGCGGCCCGGAGCGCGGGCCGCGCCCCGGAGTTCACCCCGCTGCCCGCGCAGTACGCCGACTACACGCTGTGGCAGCACGAGGTGCTGGGCAGCGAGGACGACCCGGACAGCACCATCTCCCGGCAGGCCGCGTTCTGGCGGTCGGCCCTGGACGGCGCGCCGGAGGAGCTGGCGCTGCCCGCCGACCACCGCCGTCCGCCCGCCATCAGCTACCGCGGCGATATGGTCACCTTCCGCTTCGACGCCGAGGTGCACCGCGGCCTGCGCGAGCTGGCCCTGGAGCACCGGGCCAGCCTCTTCATGGCCGTCCAGGCCGGTCTGGCCGCGCTGCTCAGCAGGCTCGGCGCGGGCACCGACATCCCGCTCGGCACGGCGATCGCGGGCCGCACCGACGACGCCCTGGACGACCTGATCGGCTTCTTCGTCAACACGCTGGTGCTGCGCACCGACGTCTCCGGCGATCCGACCTTCACCGAGCTGCTGGAGCGGGTGCGGGAGACCGACCTGGCCGCGTACGCCCACCAGGACCTGCCGTTCGAGCGGCTGGTCGAGCTGATCAACCCCGAGCGCTCGGCGTCCCGGCATCCGCTGTTCCAGGTGATGCTGGCGTTCCAGAACACCGCCGAGGGCAGGGTCGAGCTGCCCGGGGTGGTCGCGGGGCCGCAGCCGATCGGCCAGGACGTGGCCAAGTTCGACCTGTCCTTCACCCTGTCGGAGACCCATACCGACGACGGCGCGCCCGCGGGCATCGAGGGGGCGCTCACCTACAGCACCGACCTGTTCGAACGGGACACGGTGCGGATGCTGGTGGACCGGCTGGCGCGGCTGCTGGCCGCCGCCGTCGCCGATCCGTCCCGCTCGGTGGACCAGCTGGACGTCCTGCTGCCCGGGGAGCGCCACCGGATCGTCGAGGAGTGGAACGACGCCGCGGTGCGCGAGGTGCCCCCGGCGACCATGGCGGAGCTGTTCGCCGGATGGGTGGCCCGCACCCCGGACGCGCCCGCCCTGCTGGCCGAGGACCGCACCTGGACCTTCGCCGAACTCGACGCGCGGGCCGAGCGGATCGCCCGGGCGCTGGCCGCGCGGGGAGCGGGACCGGAGAAGCTGGTGGCGGTGGCGCTGCCGCGCTCCCCGGAGCTGATCGTCTCGCTGCTCGCGGTGGTGCGGGCCGGGGCGGCCTATCTGCCGGTCAACCCGGACCTGCCGCGCGACCGCATCGGGTACATGCTCGACGACGCCGCGCCCGCCCTGCTGCTGACCTCCGGCGCCGTCGCCGGACGGCTGCCGCGGACCACCGTGCCCACGGTGCTGTTCGACACGCTGGACGCGACGGAGCCCGCGGCCGACGCGCCCGTGCCCGCCGCCGCCCTGTCGCCCCAGCACCCCGCCTACGTCATCTACACCTCCGGATCGACCGGCAGGCCCAAGGGCGTGACCGTGACCCACGCCGGAGTGGCGCACCTGTGCGCGACGCTGGTGGAGCGGGCGGGCGTCGGCCCGGGCGCCCGGGTGCCGCAGCTGGCCTCGGCCAGCTTCGACGCGGCGTTCCTGGAGATGTCCATGAGCCTGCTGGTGGGCGGCGCGCTGGTGGTGGTCCCGGCCGACCGGCCGACGTCCGGACAGGCGTATCTCGACCTGTGCGCCGAATACGGCGTCACCCACGTCTTCATCACCCCCGCCTCGCTGGCCGCGCTGCCCGAGGGCGGGCTGCCCGAGGGCATGGAGATCGTCGTCGGCGGTGAGTCCTTCGGACCGGAGCTGATCGGCCGGTGGCGGCACACGGTGCGGATGCACAATGTGTACGGCCCGACCGAGGCCACTTGTGTGGCGGCGATGAGCGGGCTGCTGACCGACGACGCCGTACCGGCGCTCGGCGCGCCCGTGGCCGACTCGCGGCTGCATGTGCTGGACGAGCGGCTCCGTCCGGTGCCGCTGGGCTGCGTGGGCGAGTTGCACATCGCGGGCGTCTCACTGGCCCGCGGCTATCTGCGCCGCCCCGGGCTGACCGCCGAGCGTTATGTGGCCGACCCGTTCGGCCCGCCCGGATCGCGGATGTACCGCACCGGCGACCTGGTGCGCCGCCGCGCCGACGGCGAGCTGGAGTTCGTCGGGCGCACCGACGACCAGGTGAAGCTGCGCGGGCTGCGGATCGAGCTGGGCGAGATCACCGCGGCCGTCTCGGACCACCCCGGGGTGCACCGCGCCACCACCGTCGTGCGCGAGGACCGCCCGGGGGTGCGGCTGCTGACGGCCTATGTGGTGCCCACCGCCGGGGCGGGCGGCATCGACATCGACGAACTGCGGGCCGGGCTGGCGCGACGCCTGCCCGACTACATGGTTCCGGCGGCGTTCGTGACGCTCGAGACGCTTCCGCTGACCACCAGCGGAAAGATCGACCGCAAGGCGCTGCCCGCCCCGGAACAGGGCGGCACGTCCCGGGCGCCGAGCGGCGCCCGTGAGGAGACCCTGCGCAGGCTGGTCGCGGAGGTGCTGGGGCTCGGAGTCGAGGAAGTCGGCGTCGACGACAGCTTCTTCTACCTGGGCGGCGACAGCATCGTCTCGATCCAGCTGGTGGCCAGGGCGCGCGCCGCGGGTCTGCTCTTCACCCCGAAGGACGTCTTCCGCCACCAGACGGTCGCGGCCCTCGCGGCCGCCGCGGGCACCGTCCCCGAGGCCGAGGCGGAGGACCCGGACGCCGGTATCGGGGAGATCCCCGCGACCCCGATCCTCAACTGGCTCAGCGAGCGGAACGGGCCCATCGGCCGGTTCCACCAGTCGATGCTGCTCCAGACGCCCGCGGAGCTGGACCTGGACCGACTGGTCACCGTCGTGCAGACGCTGCTGGACCACCACGACGCCCTGCGGGCGCGGCTGAACCGGACCGGAAGGCAGTGGTCGCTGGAGGTGGCGGCCCGCGGCGCGGTCCGCGCGGCGGACCTGATCCGGCGGGTCGACCTCACCGGCCTGGACGACGCGGAGCGCCGCGCCCGCCTCGCCGAGCACAGCGACGCGGCGGTGGGCCGGCTCGACCCCGAGCACGGCACGATGGCGCAGTTCGTGTGGTTCGACGCCGGGTCCGGTGAGCGCGGCAGGCTGTGGTTCTCGCTGCACCACCTGGTCGTCGACGGCGTCTCCTGGCGGATCCTGCTGCCGGACCTGGCACGGGCCTGGGAGGCGGTACGGGACGGGCACACCCCCCGGCTCGACCCGGTGGGCACCTCCTTGCGCCGCTGGTCGCGGACGCTGGCCGAGGAGGCCGTCACACCGGAGCGGATCGCCGAACTCCCGGTCTGGCGCGGCCGCCTCGCCCAGGCCCCGGAGCCCCTGGCCCAGCTGACCGTCGACCCGTCCAGGGACCTCACCCGCACCCAGCGCTCGATCACCATGGCGCTGCCCGCGGACACCACCCGGACCCTGCTCACCCGGCTGCCCGAGATGTTCCGCGCGTCCGTCAACGACGTGCTGCTCACCGGGCTGACCCTGGCGGTGGCCGACTGGCGCCGCCGGCACTTCGGCGGGGCCACGGGCGGGCTGCTGGTGGCCCTCGAGGGCCACGGCCGCGAGGAGATCGCCGAGCACACCGAACTGTCCCGTACGGTCGGCTGGTTCACCAGCGTGTACCCGCTGTTCCTGGACCCCGGGCGGATCGACTGGGGCCAGGTGTGGACCGGCGGGGCGACCGTCGGCGACGTCCTCGCCCGGATCAAGGAGCAGCTGCGCCAGGTGCCCGACAACGGCATCGGCTACGGCCTGCTGCGCCATCTCAACCCGGACACCGCGCCCTCGCTGCGGGGCCTGGCCGAGCCGCAGATCGGGTTCAACTACCTCGGTCGCTTCGACACCTCGGCCGCGCCCGAGGCCGCCGACTGGGCGCTCGCCCCCGAGGCGGGCGCCGTCGGCGGCGAGGACCCGGACATGCCGGTCGCCCACGCGCTGGAGGTCACCGCGTCCACCCAGGACCGCAGCGACGGCCCCGAGTTGTCGGTGCTCTGGCAGTGGCCCTCGGCGCTGCTGGAGGAGTCCGTGGTGCGGGACCTCGCACAGGCGTGGATCCGGGCGCTGGAGGCGCTGGCCCGCCATGCCGACACCCCGCAGGCCGTCCGCCACACCCCCTCCGACATGGATCTGATCGACGTAAGCCAGGAAGAGTTGGACCAGCTCGCGAGCGAACTGGACGACTGGCAGTAG